A genomic stretch from Algoriphagus halophilus includes:
- a CDS encoding glycosyltransferase: MSQVELSVIIPTYENWELLKACLQALNQQTFEKHRFEVLIINNKPGSPIPDLPFEGNLRVLEEAKPGSYAARNKGIAEVQSDLIAFTDSDCLPSNHWLENGVKEIEKGFDLVGGRMTLFKPEGGNHLAFIYEQAFSFNQFKNVTQKGQSVTANLICKKSVIETIGKFNETLMSGGDFEWTKRATDGGFKMGYGHDVVVAHPSRKNLHELIKKKKRTIGGMYSRFYKFYTPKQKLLFGLHFIRPHVSIFGYPNLSLSERTKLFFATWYVECIGMKEMLKLDLGHKKAERE, translated from the coding sequence ATGTCACAGGTGGAGCTATCAGTGATCATTCCCACCTATGAGAATTGGGAGCTTCTCAAAGCCTGTCTCCAGGCTTTGAATCAACAGACCTTTGAAAAACACCGGTTTGAAGTATTGATTATTAACAATAAGCCAGGATCACCGATTCCAGATTTGCCTTTTGAAGGAAATTTAAGGGTGTTGGAAGAAGCCAAACCGGGCTCTTATGCTGCCAGAAATAAAGGGATAGCTGAAGTTCAGTCTGATTTAATTGCCTTTACTGATTCTGATTGCCTTCCATCCAACCATTGGTTAGAAAATGGGGTCAAGGAAATAGAGAAGGGGTTTGATCTGGTGGGAGGAAGGATGACGCTTTTTAAACCCGAAGGAGGAAACCATTTGGCATTTATTTACGAACAAGCCTTTTCTTTTAATCAATTTAAAAATGTGACTCAAAAAGGTCAGAGTGTGACTGCCAATCTGATTTGTAAAAAATCAGTCATAGAAACAATCGGGAAGTTTAATGAAACACTGATGTCTGGAGGTGATTTTGAATGGACAAAGCGGGCAACAGACGGTGGATTCAAAATGGGATATGGTCATGATGTGGTAGTGGCTCACCCCTCTAGAAAAAATCTACATGAACTAATTAAGAAAAAGAAAAGGACGATTGGAGGTATGTATTCCAGATTTTATAAATTCTATACTCCCAAGCAAAAACTCCTTTTCGGACTACATTTTATCAGGCCTCATGTTTCTATCTTTGGTTATCCTAATCTAAGTTTATCAGAAAGAACTAAGCTGTTTTTTGCCACCTGGTATGTAGAATGCATTGGGATGAAGGAAATGTTGAAATTGGACTTGGGTCATAAAAAAGCAGAAAGAGAATGA
- a CDS encoding glycosyltransferase family 2 protein — MHSPLVSIIIPVYNRSDLISETLDSIKAQTFTDWECVLVDDHSTDDSFKVLEEYSKADPRFRVYSRPNDRVKGGCACRNFGFEQSKGEFIQYFDSDDLMLQNMIKEKVELLSAGKELDFVVTKMGKFFKNGAFLAPEYSLHSNNFIQDFLTYQIFFLTPGPLFKRNFLAKFPIHFSEKLERRQEREFYSRLILSRPRFKVFDHVHCYRRMHENSIQSNYDEGDLKKHLISKFRFYDSLRSNSGGKFNQDIFKYCKPEIIMLWKKSLKNQFWGLAFSYSIMILKLKF; from the coding sequence GTGCATTCCCCTCTGGTTTCGATAATTATTCCCGTTTACAACCGATCTGACTTGATTTCGGAAACGTTGGATTCGATCAAAGCGCAAACTTTTACGGATTGGGAGTGTGTGCTGGTAGATGATCACTCCACGGATGACAGTTTTAAAGTATTAGAGGAATACAGCAAAGCGGATCCGAGATTTAGGGTTTATTCCAGGCCAAACGATAGAGTAAAAGGAGGTTGTGCCTGCAGGAATTTTGGTTTCGAACAATCAAAGGGAGAATTCATTCAATATTTCGACTCCGATGATCTGATGCTCCAAAACATGATTAAGGAAAAAGTTGAATTACTAAGTGCAGGAAAAGAACTTGATTTTGTGGTTACCAAGATGGGTAAGTTTTTCAAAAATGGAGCGTTTTTGGCTCCAGAATACAGTCTTCATTCCAACAACTTCATACAGGATTTTTTGACCTATCAAATTTTCTTTCTTACCCCCGGACCACTATTTAAACGGAATTTCCTAGCGAAGTTTCCCATCCATTTCAGCGAAAAATTGGAAAGAAGGCAGGAACGGGAATTCTATAGTAGGCTGATTTTATCCAGACCAAGGTTTAAGGTATTTGATCATGTCCATTGCTATAGGAGGATGCATGAGAACTCCATCCAATCCAACTACGATGAAGGTGATTTAAAAAAGCACCTGATTTCTAAGTTCCGGTTTTATGATTCCCTGCGCTCAAATTCTGGAGGAAAGTTTAATCAGGATATCTTCAAGTATTGCAAACCTGAAATAATCATGCTTTGGAAGAAAAGCTTGAAAAATCAGTTTTGGGGGCTTGCGTTCTCCTATTCAATCATGATTTTAAAATTGAAGTTTTGA
- a CDS encoding lipopolysaccharide biosynthesis protein, with translation MGQKKIIKGVFWNALQLIINKSFAFIIKLILAKLLVPEEFGVVGMAIVFISFVEVFNDLGFGAALIQKKETDYTPNLLYTAFWTNLGWSLLTYLAVAFIVAPLAASFYEEPVLLQIIPVMSVGIISNSIIVIHKVQLTRIMDFKKMAIISNISNVFSGVLSITLALLGAGYWSLVFNSVAGFIVAIPLFMHATKWTPKFIWEKEDFNKIFGFGFYFTGTKFFNNLITKIDYLLIGKWVGAYYLGIYTFAFILTDTFRSQVLQIINKVMFPVYSTIQDNPAEIKKNYLNVLKYNSMIISPIMAVFVVLGEEVIRYGFGEKWLEAVFPLKIISLSILIHMMANSYTVLLRGIGRADVEFKLQLFKAVFIFIPMLTIGIYYYGINGASIAILINKSTEVVIGVFILKRFIGLDYREVFAFMKKTWFFIVAMILIGILSREVLGLHYFITFILMAVVYLFGLKGEIKKDIKHFSSLKSS, from the coding sequence TTGGGACAGAAAAAGATAATTAAAGGGGTATTTTGGAATGCCCTCCAATTGATCATAAACAAATCCTTTGCTTTTATCATCAAGTTGATTTTAGCAAAACTCTTGGTACCCGAGGAATTTGGGGTAGTAGGGATGGCGATCGTGTTTATCAGTTTTGTAGAGGTGTTCAATGACCTAGGATTTGGGGCGGCACTGATTCAAAAAAAGGAGACGGATTATACCCCTAACCTATTATACACCGCATTTTGGACCAATTTAGGGTGGTCTCTTCTTACCTATTTGGCTGTTGCCTTTATCGTGGCTCCATTGGCGGCAAGTTTTTACGAAGAACCCGTTTTGTTGCAGATCATTCCAGTGATGTCTGTTGGGATTATTTCTAACTCCATTATTGTCATCCACAAAGTCCAGCTGACCAGGATCATGGACTTTAAGAAAATGGCCATCATCAGTAATATTTCCAATGTGTTTTCCGGGGTATTATCGATTACGTTGGCGCTTTTAGGGGCAGGGTATTGGTCTTTGGTTTTTAATTCAGTGGCAGGATTTATTGTAGCCATTCCACTGTTTATGCATGCCACGAAATGGACGCCAAAATTCATTTGGGAAAAAGAGGATTTCAATAAGATTTTTGGATTCGGCTTCTATTTTACGGGCACTAAATTTTTTAACAACCTCATCACAAAAATCGATTATTTACTAATAGGAAAATGGGTGGGGGCCTATTACCTAGGTATTTACACGTTTGCATTCATACTTACCGATACGTTCAGAAGTCAAGTACTTCAAATCATAAACAAGGTGATGTTTCCTGTTTATTCCACCATCCAGGATAATCCGGCAGAAATCAAGAAAAATTACCTCAATGTATTGAAATACAACAGTATGATTATTAGTCCTATCATGGCAGTTTTTGTGGTGTTGGGAGAAGAAGTAATCAGGTATGGATTTGGAGAAAAATGGCTGGAAGCTGTTTTTCCATTGAAAATCATCTCTCTATCCATCCTCATTCATATGATGGCTAATAGTTATACCGTGCTATTAAGAGGGATCGGGAGAGCAGATGTGGAATTTAAACTTCAACTCTTCAAAGCAGTTTTTATTTTTATTCCAATGCTCACCATCGGTATTTATTACTATGGGATCAATGGAGCATCCATCGCAATTCTCATTAACAAATCCACAGAAGTGGTGATTGGAGTCTTTATTTTAAAGCGATTCATAGGGTTGGATTATCGAGAAGTCTTTGCATTCATGAAAAAGACATGGTTCTTCATTGTCGCCATGATTCTTATAGGAATCCTATCTAGAGAGGTCCTGGGGCTCCATTATTTCATCACCTTTATTTTAATGGCTGTTGTTTATCTCTTTGGGTTGAAAGGTGAAATAAAAAAGGATATAAAACACTTTTCCTCACTCAAGTCCAGCTAA
- a CDS encoding acetyltransferase: MVIAGAGGHGHELKYCLIQEGIADSEIIFFDEHPSNKNLEEHPILICGEEQLKEAFQKDPRFMLGVGNPIHREKLYHLLTNLGGIYTGLHGSSSLKEDIHQFQFDVFPFSFIGPLTRIGTGVLINTRASVHHESTVGEFSEIGPGAMLLGASKIGKKCRIGAGAVILPGVELGDEVIVGAGAVVTKSFFGKGMVIKGIPAK, translated from the coding sequence ATGGTAATAGCTGGGGCTGGAGGACATGGCCATGAATTGAAATATTGCCTCATACAGGAAGGTATTGCCGATTCAGAAATCATTTTTTTTGATGAACATCCATCCAACAAAAATCTGGAGGAGCATCCTATATTGATTTGTGGGGAGGAGCAATTGAAGGAAGCCTTCCAAAAGGATCCCCGGTTCATGCTGGGGGTGGGTAATCCAATCCATAGAGAAAAGCTATACCATTTATTGACGAATCTTGGTGGGATTTATACCGGGCTCCATGGCAGTTCATCGTTGAAAGAGGATATTCACCAGTTTCAGTTTGATGTTTTTCCATTCAGTTTTATTGGGCCCTTGACCCGCATTGGCACAGGTGTGCTGATCAATACCAGGGCCAGTGTGCACCATGAAAGTACAGTGGGAGAATTCAGTGAAATAGGTCCCGGGGCCATGTTATTGGGCGCCTCGAAAATTGGAAAGAAATGCAGGATTGGAGCTGGGGCAGTGATCCTTCCCGGAGTAGAATTGGGCGATGAAGTAATCGTGGGAGCTGGAGCAGTGGTAACCAAAAGTTTTTTTGGAAAAGGAATGGTGATCAAAGGAATACCGGCAAAATAA
- a CDS encoding UDP-glucose dehydrogenase family protein, which translates to MKIAVVGTGYVGLVSGACFADVGIEVTCVDIDQKKIEKLKNGIMPIYEPGLEEIVVRNYKSGRLHFSTDLGEAIQGASVAFIAVGTPPGEDGSADLKYVLAVADEIGQKMSDYIVVATKSTVPVTTGEKVRGAIKNALDQRGSDLPFAVASNPEFLKEGAAVEDFLKPDRIVIGVDDTRAEEIMKRLYKPFQLSGERIIYMDIPSAEMTKYAANAMLATKISFMNDIANLCEKVGADANMVRRGIGTDPRIGNKFIYPGVGYGGSCFPKDVKAIIKTAKQYGYDLRVLQAVEDVNDDQKHVLANKVKAHFGEDLSGMTFAMWGLSFKPNTDDMREAPAAVIIDELRAAGASVRAYDPVAMEEAKEHYLFDKVTYCKDSYDALVDADALLLVTEWSEFRIPSWDVVSKLLKNKVIFDGRNIYDRKYLNTLGFEVYNIGSK; encoded by the coding sequence ATGAAAATTGCAGTAGTTGGTACCGGCTATGTGGGCCTGGTGTCAGGAGCTTGTTTTGCTGACGTAGGTATCGAAGTTACCTGTGTGGACATTGACCAAAAGAAAATCGAGAAGTTAAAGAATGGGATCATGCCCATTTATGAACCTGGTCTAGAAGAAATTGTGGTTCGAAATTATAAAAGTGGAAGATTACACTTCAGCACAGACTTAGGGGAAGCCATTCAAGGAGCATCTGTTGCATTTATCGCAGTGGGTACCCCTCCGGGAGAAGATGGTTCTGCGGATTTAAAATATGTATTGGCAGTGGCTGATGAGATTGGCCAAAAGATGTCAGATTATATTGTAGTAGCTACCAAAAGTACGGTGCCAGTGACTACTGGGGAAAAGGTAAGAGGGGCCATCAAAAATGCCTTGGATCAAAGAGGATCTGATCTTCCTTTTGCAGTAGCTTCAAACCCTGAGTTCCTAAAAGAAGGAGCTGCCGTGGAGGATTTCTTAAAACCTGATAGAATTGTCATCGGAGTGGATGATACCCGTGCAGAGGAGATCATGAAGCGTTTGTATAAGCCGTTTCAGTTGAGTGGAGAGCGAATCATCTATATGGATATTCCTTCAGCAGAAATGACCAAGTATGCGGCAAATGCCATGTTGGCGACAAAAATTTCTTTCATGAACGACATTGCCAACCTATGTGAGAAAGTAGGAGCGGATGCCAATATGGTTAGAAGAGGAATTGGAACAGATCCAAGAATTGGAAATAAATTCATTTACCCTGGTGTGGGATATGGTGGATCCTGTTTCCCTAAGGATGTCAAAGCCATTATCAAGACAGCCAAACAATATGGATATGATCTGAGAGTCCTTCAGGCTGTGGAAGACGTGAATGATGACCAGAAGCATGTGTTGGCCAATAAAGTAAAAGCACATTTTGGAGAGGATCTAAGCGGAATGACGTTTGCCATGTGGGGGTTGAGCTTTAAGCCCAATACCGATGACATGAGGGAAGCACCGGCTGCGGTGATCATTGATGAGTTAAGAGCAGCAGGAGCAAGCGTGAGGGCTTACGACCCCGTTGCCATGGAAGAGGCGAAGGAACATTACCTGTTTGATAAGGTGACTTATTGTAAGGATTCTTATGATGCATTGGTGGATGCTGATGCCTTGTTGCTCGTGACCGAATGGTCAGAGTTCAGAATTCCAAGTTGGGATGTAGTATCCAAACTCCTAAAAAACAAAGTGATATTCGATGGTAGAAATATCTATGATAGAAAATACTTGAATACTCTTGGGTTTGAGGTATACAATATCGGATCGAAGTAA
- a CDS encoding SLBB domain-containing protein: MFTILFFLIGLVVQAQNLSDIQNLKVDNLSDAQLEQLLKRAEANGLTVNQLEALARERGMPAVEAAKLRQRINQLQMAVSPQSGVTPVGSGRSVVGGDGNDVFDSLRRSDPYYDLTPVQKKIFGFKLFHNKNLDFSPSLNLPTPLSYVIGSGDQLLLDVYGASQQSFDLNVTPEGRVYLPNIGPIQVGGSTIEAATARIKTALGRIYSGLNGANPNTFIQLRLGNIRSIKVSMVGELTKPGTYTLPSFATVFNGLYAAGGPNENGAFRNIQVYRNSRLVATVDIYEFLSKGEQSSNITLQDNDVVIVPPVQARVEVIGPVRREGLFEVKPEEHLTDLYIYTGGFESLAYKDRVTIRRIEDNQRKVIDVSSSQFNSFPLQDGDEILIGEALDRFVNRVQISGSVNRPGEYSFEEGKLTVKGLVEKAEGLKPEAFTNRSTLYRTSTDLTLAAESLDLAGILNGTKPDITLQNEDLLFIPSRYDIQEEYYVKISGEINFPGTYPFASNMTVGDLILRSGGLLQSASNASIEIARRVRDPSSGKIAEISTLSIDPNLELTPEESNMPLKPFDHVFIRRSPGFEREQLITLQGEVVHPGEFAISGADERISDVIKRAGGLTQFAYPKGASLIRRTVYYKGPTEEEMKEGSLRNLKDNLDPERNRNINEAEELMFERINTKLSQKEQERLLREREQERMKLFESTSLNDTIALDSTINQVRISEQDLVGIDLEKIMQNPGSDEDLFLLEGDIIRVPKELQTVRMVGEVLLPTTSRYNKKSSLKNYISKAGGFTEEARKSKTYVIYANGDAKRTHNFLGINFYPELEPGAEIVVPKKPQRNRLNAAGWIGLASSLATLGILVDRLLN, translated from the coding sequence ATGTTTACCATCCTGTTTTTCTTGATAGGATTAGTGGTACAGGCCCAAAATCTTTCGGATATCCAAAACTTGAAAGTGGATAATCTATCGGATGCTCAGTTAGAGCAATTGCTAAAACGGGCAGAGGCGAATGGGTTGACTGTGAATCAATTGGAAGCCTTGGCGAGAGAAAGAGGCATGCCTGCTGTGGAAGCCGCAAAATTGAGGCAAAGGATCAACCAACTTCAAATGGCTGTAAGTCCTCAAAGCGGGGTGACCCCTGTAGGCTCGGGGAGGTCTGTAGTAGGAGGGGACGGGAATGATGTATTTGATTCTTTAAGAAGGTCTGACCCCTATTATGATTTAACTCCAGTTCAGAAGAAAATTTTTGGATTTAAGTTATTCCACAATAAAAACTTAGATTTTTCTCCAAGTCTCAACCTTCCTACTCCTTTATCCTATGTGATTGGATCTGGAGACCAGTTATTACTGGATGTTTACGGAGCATCTCAACAGTCTTTCGATTTGAATGTGACTCCAGAAGGAAGAGTCTATCTGCCCAATATAGGGCCAATTCAGGTAGGAGGCTCCACCATAGAGGCAGCAACAGCAAGAATCAAAACTGCTTTGGGAAGAATATATTCTGGGCTGAATGGGGCAAACCCCAACACATTTATCCAATTGCGATTGGGGAATATCCGCTCCATCAAAGTTTCTATGGTTGGTGAGTTGACGAAACCAGGTACCTATACCTTGCCTTCTTTTGCCACCGTTTTCAATGGCTTGTATGCGGCGGGTGGACCCAATGAGAACGGTGCATTCAGAAATATTCAAGTTTACAGAAACAGTAGATTAGTAGCGACAGTAGATATTTATGAATTCCTCTCCAAAGGGGAGCAGAGTTCAAATATTACCTTACAGGATAATGATGTGGTGATTGTTCCACCTGTCCAAGCTAGAGTTGAAGTGATTGGTCCTGTTAGGAGAGAAGGATTATTCGAAGTGAAGCCAGAAGAGCATTTAACGGATTTATATATCTATACAGGAGGTTTTGAAAGCTTGGCTTATAAAGACCGAGTGACCATCAGAAGGATTGAGGATAATCAACGAAAAGTAATTGATGTCTCCTCAAGTCAATTTAACTCCTTTCCTCTCCAAGATGGAGATGAAATTCTAATAGGAGAGGCCTTGGATCGATTTGTAAATAGGGTTCAGATTTCAGGATCTGTCAATCGCCCAGGGGAATATTCCTTTGAAGAAGGCAAGCTAACCGTGAAAGGATTGGTGGAGAAAGCTGAGGGATTAAAACCAGAGGCCTTTACCAATAGATCTACTTTATATAGAACAAGTACAGATTTGACACTTGCTGCCGAATCCTTGGATTTAGCGGGGATTTTGAATGGTACCAAACCGGATATTACGCTTCAAAACGAGGATTTGTTATTTATCCCAAGTAGGTATGATATTCAAGAGGAATATTATGTCAAAATATCCGGAGAGATCAATTTTCCCGGAACCTATCCATTTGCTTCTAATATGACGGTAGGAGACCTGATTTTAAGATCCGGAGGATTATTGCAATCCGCCTCCAATGCTTCCATTGAAATTGCCCGAAGAGTTAGAGACCCAAGTTCTGGAAAAATTGCAGAGATTTCCACTCTGTCAATAGATCCAAATTTAGAATTAACTCCTGAGGAGTCGAACATGCCATTAAAGCCTTTTGATCACGTTTTTATTCGGAGAAGCCCCGGTTTTGAAAGAGAGCAATTAATCACCTTGCAAGGCGAAGTGGTACACCCTGGAGAGTTTGCGATTTCAGGAGCGGATGAAAGAATTTCTGACGTGATAAAAAGAGCAGGTGGTTTGACTCAATTTGCCTATCCAAAAGGAGCAAGTTTGATCAGAAGAACCGTATACTATAAAGGTCCGACGGAGGAAGAGATGAAGGAAGGCTCTTTAAGAAATTTAAAGGATAACCTGGATCCAGAAAGAAACCGAAACATCAATGAAGCGGAGGAACTGATGTTTGAAAGAATTAACACCAAGCTAAGTCAAAAAGAGCAAGAGCGCCTCTTGAGGGAAAGGGAGCAGGAGAGAATGAAGCTGTTTGAGTCAACTAGCTTAAACGATACAATAGCATTAGACTCTACGATCAATCAAGTAAGAATCTCAGAGCAGGATTTAGTGGGTATTGATTTGGAGAAAATTATGCAAAACCCGGGTTCAGATGAGGATTTATTTCTATTGGAAGGGGATATCATCCGGGTACCGAAAGAGTTACAAACTGTGAGGATGGTAGGAGAGGTGTTGTTACCTACTACCAGCCGATACAATAAAAAGAGTAGTTTAAAAAATTACATTTCAAAAGCAGGTGGATTCACGGAAGAGGCTAGAAAATCTAAAACCTATGTGATTTATGCGAACGGGGATGCCAAACGGACGCATAACTTTTTGGGGATAAATTTTTACCCTGAGCTGGAACCTGGTGCTGAAATTGTAGTACCCAAAAAACCTCAGAGAAATAGACTGAATGCAGCAGGTTGGATAGGACTTGCTTCAAGTTTAGCAACGTTAGGGATCCTTGTTGATCGATTATTAAATTAA
- a CDS encoding DeoR family transcriptional regulator, with the protein MLDSLITSKTRLRLLVKFFVNSKTHSHLRGLAEEFGESTNAIRKELNNLTQAGILERHTDKNKIEYQANVKHPFFSNIQEIIRKYLGLDKLLEQILERMGEVEQVVLVGDIAEGRDSGNIEVLVAGESLNAEYINHLTTRVEELIDRKVVFTLHGERIASSGLVLFDKEAGI; encoded by the coding sequence ATGCTTGATTCATTAATTACTTCTAAGACCAGACTGAGACTTTTGGTCAAGTTTTTTGTCAATTCCAAAACTCATAGCCATTTGAGAGGGTTAGCTGAGGAGTTTGGGGAATCTACCAATGCCATTAGAAAGGAATTAAATAACCTGACCCAGGCAGGGATACTGGAAAGGCATACCGACAAAAATAAAATTGAATACCAGGCAAATGTGAAGCATCCATTCTTTTCCAATATTCAGGAGATCATTCGTAAATACTTGGGATTGGATAAGCTGTTGGAACAGATTTTAGAAAGAATGGGTGAAGTGGAGCAAGTGGTTTTGGTTGGAGATATTGCCGAAGGGAGAGATTCGGGGAATATAGAAGTGTTGGTAGCAGGTGAGAGCTTAAATGCGGAATATATTAACCACCTGACTACAAGAGTGGAGGAGCTGATTGATAGAAAAGTGGTATTTACCTTGCATGGAGAACGGATAGCTTCTTCAGGTTTGGTACTATTTGATAAAGAGGCAGGGATCTAA
- a CDS encoding penicillin acylase family protein: MKYFSFLFVLGITIALAIYISRPIGPIPPIAPLLDPHHGFWQNMISEDEKAASEISLPGLGAPVQVIYDQHLIPHIFAQNSKDLYQAQGYITAKHRLWQMEFQTRAAAGRLSEIVGDIALDLDRMTRRKGLGYGAELGLEYLKANDQETLEYIESYAKGVNQYIHDLSPGELPVEYKILNYRPEEWTPYKTLLLLKYMSDMLVGDRDLEYTNLRKILGAEMLAKLYPDFPEEPDPVIEKEKIWDFEPIPIEKPDGLAYPIDSLMLDPLPQPVEGIGSNNWAVSGAKTKNGKPILANDPHLSLNLPSLWYALQLTTPEFSVKGASLPGALGIISGFNEDVAWGVTNATKDARDWYQITFRDGSRNAYKYGEEWRETTFRIEEIKVKGKEDFLDTVVYTHYGPIVYDRNFRGERQDVNFALKWTVHMGSNEQKTFLSLNKAKSHADYNQALDHFTAPAQNFVFASNSGDIAMRIQGKFALKWPEQGKFLMDGSDPRMEWQQFIPNDQNPSTLNPERGFVSSANQRPVSSDYPYYVFDHTYEHYRNHRINGRLRAMDQITVEDMKELQFDDYYQQASEILPTMLKLLGDQVPEGKNAQTFLKQLQEWDYYADPNQKAPTVYYVWWNKLYDLIWERWDEFGVPVVKPTSYRTIQLLIEEPEGEIFDKKGTSEKETATTLVRTSFERMVEELNEYISKEGDYGWANFKNTTIQHLVPQFTSFSKSHVFTGGGSGIVNATSGRHGASWRMVVELGDVPNASGVYPGGQSGNPGSKYYADLLPIWAEGGYLNFDLRDPENLEGVLFQTTLK, translated from the coding sequence ATGAAATATTTTTCCTTCCTTTTTGTTCTCGGGATCACCATCGCTTTGGCTATCTATATTTCAAGACCTATTGGACCAATTCCCCCGATTGCACCACTGCTGGACCCGCATCATGGATTTTGGCAAAATATGATCAGTGAGGATGAAAAAGCAGCATCTGAAATTTCACTTCCAGGGTTAGGTGCGCCTGTTCAGGTAATTTATGATCAACACCTGATCCCTCATATTTTTGCTCAGAACTCCAAGGATTTATATCAGGCTCAGGGATACATTACTGCCAAGCATCGACTTTGGCAAATGGAATTTCAGACCAGAGCTGCCGCTGGAAGGCTATCTGAGATAGTTGGGGATATCGCATTAGACCTAGATCGAATGACCAGAAGAAAAGGACTTGGTTATGGAGCAGAGCTAGGCTTGGAATATTTGAAAGCAAATGACCAAGAAACCTTAGAATACATTGAATCTTACGCCAAAGGAGTGAATCAATACATTCATGATTTAAGTCCAGGGGAACTTCCTGTGGAATACAAGATTTTGAATTATAGACCTGAGGAATGGACTCCTTATAAAACCTTGTTGCTCTTAAAATACATGTCTGATATGTTGGTGGGTGATCGGGATTTAGAATATACCAACCTTCGTAAAATTTTAGGGGCCGAGATGTTGGCAAAACTTTATCCTGATTTTCCGGAAGAACCTGATCCTGTGATCGAAAAAGAAAAGATTTGGGATTTTGAACCCATACCCATTGAAAAGCCTGACGGGCTGGCTTATCCAATCGATTCCTTGATGCTGGATCCTTTACCTCAACCCGTAGAAGGAATTGGTTCGAACAATTGGGCAGTATCTGGTGCCAAAACGAAAAATGGGAAACCAATTTTAGCAAACGATCCACACCTTAGTCTAAACCTGCCCTCATTGTGGTATGCATTGCAATTGACTACCCCTGAATTTTCTGTAAAAGGAGCTTCTCTTCCCGGGGCCTTAGGCATCATTTCCGGTTTTAATGAAGATGTTGCCTGGGGAGTCACCAATGCGACCAAAGATGCTCGTGATTGGTATCAAATTACTTTTAGGGATGGAAGCCGAAATGCATATAAATATGGAGAAGAGTGGAGGGAAACCACATTTCGGATAGAAGAAATCAAGGTCAAAGGAAAAGAGGATTTTTTGGATACCGTAGTCTATACCCACTATGGCCCCATCGTATATGATAGAAATTTCCGTGGTGAAAGGCAGGATGTCAATTTTGCCTTGAAGTGGACAGTTCATATGGGCTCAAATGAACAGAAGACTTTTTTATCGCTCAATAAGGCTAAAAGCCATGCAGATTATAATCAGGCCTTGGATCATTTCACAGCCCCTGCCCAAAACTTCGTTTTTGCCTCTAATTCGGGAGATATTGCCATGAGAATACAAGGGAAATTTGCCCTTAAATGGCCTGAACAAGGAAAGTTTTTGATGGATGGTTCCGACCCTCGAATGGAATGGCAACAGTTTATTCCAAACGATCAAAACCCAAGTACCTTAAATCCTGAAAGAGGTTTTGTTTCCTCTGCAAACCAACGACCCGTAAGTTCGGATTACCCTTATTATGTTTTTGACCATACCTATGAGCATTACAGAAATCACCGAATTAATGGAAGACTTCGAGCCATGGATCAAATTACGGTAGAGGACATGAAAGAATTACAGTTTGACGATTATTACCAGCAGGCTTCAGAAATTCTTCCTACCATGTTGAAGCTCCTGGGGGATCAGGTTCCGGAAGGGAAAAACGCACAGACCTTTCTAAAGCAGCTTCAAGAATGGGATTATTATGCTGATCCCAACCAAAAAGCCCCTACCGTTTATTATGTCTGGTGGAATAAGTTATATGACCTAATTTGGGAGAGATGGGATGAGTTTGGCGTGCCAGTCGTCAAGCCCACTAGTTATCGCACCATACAGCTATTGATTGAAGAACCGGAGGGAGAGATTTTTGATAAGAAGGGCACCTCAGAAAAAGAAACTGCTACCACACTTGTCAGGACATCATTTGAACGGATGGTGGAAGAATTGAATGAATATATTTCAAAAGAGGGAGATTATGGCTGGGCTAATTTTAAGAATACCACCATCCAGCATCTGGTTCCACAGTTTACTTCATTTTCAAAATCACATGTTTTTACTGGAGGAGGATCTGGAATAGTTAATGCCACCAGCGGTAGGCATGGGGCTAGTTGGAGAATGGTCGTAGAGCTGGGGGATGTTCCAAATGCCTCTGGGGTATATCCTGGAGGTCAGTCGGGTAACCCTGGGAGTAAATATTATGCTGATTTGTTGCCTATTTGGGCAGAAGGAGGCTATTTGAATTTCGATTTGAGAGACCCGGAAAATTTAGAGGGGGTCCTGTTTCAAACTACTTTAAAGTAA